In the genome of Vibrio sp. NTOU-M3, one region contains:
- the cadB gene encoding cadaverine/lysine antiporter, whose product MSSNTKKIGVIACTGVVAGNMMGSGIALLPSSLATVGSISLYSWLICIIGALSLAFVFARLATKNPQEGGPIAYAGEVSPVFGFQTGVLYYHANWIGNLAIAITGVSYLSVFFPILNNPIPAGIATIASVWIFTFVNLLGGSWVSRLCTLGLVLILVPVLGTAFVGWTHFSPEIYSQNWNVSAGSDSHAVITAVLICLWSFVGVESAAVSSGMVENPKRTVPLATMLGTGLAGIIYVISTQMISGMFPASEVAASGAPFALATTEIFGSWTAPFVAAFTALACFTSLGSWMMLVGEAGKRAASDGNFPKVYGETDKNGVPKKGLVLASIKMTALMCVMMMFSSKTAHAADLFNQLTTDAVLLTMLPYFYSSINLIRFEGMTTRNGFVMLFSGIACLFCMIALAGAEGTTLTATFIMSLVILMFYSKKAGLAQYMERQQSETTA is encoded by the coding sequence ATGTCATCTAATACAAAAAAAATCGGTGTGATTGCCTGTACAGGTGTGGTCGCCGGTAACATGATGGGCAGTGGTATTGCCTTATTACCTTCGAGCTTGGCAACCGTCGGCTCTATTTCTCTATACAGCTGGTTGATCTGTATTATCGGCGCTCTAAGTTTGGCGTTTGTGTTCGCTCGTCTGGCAACTAAAAACCCACAAGAAGGTGGCCCTATTGCTTATGCAGGTGAAGTGTCTCCGGTGTTTGGTTTCCAAACGGGCGTGCTGTACTACCACGCGAACTGGATTGGCAACCTTGCGATTGCCATTACTGGTGTTTCTTACCTATCGGTGTTTTTCCCAATCCTGAACAACCCAATTCCAGCAGGTATCGCGACGATTGCATCGGTTTGGATTTTCACTTTTGTGAACCTATTAGGAGGTAGCTGGGTCAGCCGTTTATGTACGCTTGGTCTCGTTCTTATCTTGGTTCCAGTACTGGGTACCGCATTTGTTGGTTGGACTCACTTCAGTCCTGAAATCTATTCACAGAACTGGAATGTGTCTGCGGGTAGTGACAGCCATGCTGTGATCACCGCCGTCCTAATTTGCCTATGGTCATTCGTGGGTGTGGAATCGGCAGCGGTTTCTTCGGGTATGGTTGAGAACCCTAAACGCACAGTACCACTGGCAACAATGTTAGGTACCGGTTTAGCGGGCATTATCTATGTTATTTCTACTCAGATGATCAGCGGTATGTTCCCTGCATCTGAAGTGGCGGCATCCGGTGCGCCATTTGCTTTGGCTACCACTGAAATCTTCGGCAGTTGGACTGCACCATTTGTTGCTGCATTTACTGCGCTAGCGTGTTTCACATCACTGGGTTCTTGGATGATGTTAGTGGGCGAAGCAGGTAAACGTGCAGCAAGTGATGGCAACTTCCCTAAAGTCTACGGTGAAACTGATAAAAATGGTGTGCCTAAGAAGGGCTTGGTTCTGGCTTCAATCAAAATGACAGCGTTAATGTGTGTGATGATGATGTTCAGCTCTAAAACTGCTCACGCAGCCGATCTATTTAACCAGCTAACTACTGACGCAGTTCTACTTACTATGCTGCCTTACTTCTACTCAAGCATTAACTTGATCCGTTTTGAAGGGATGACCACTCGTAACGGCTTTGTCATGTTGTTCTCTGGTATCGCTTGCCTATTCTGCATGATCGCTCTTGCTGGTGCGGAAGGCACCACACTGACTGCGACCTTCATCATGTCACTGGTTATTTTGATGTTCTACAGCAAAAAAGCTGGCCTAGCCCAGTACATGGAACGTCAACAGAGTGAAACAACGGCTTAA
- a CDS encoding lysine decarboxylase CadA: MNIFAILNHMGVFFKEEPVRQLHAALEKAGYDVVYPVDDKDLIKMIEMNPRICGVLFDWDKYSLELCERISTINEKLPVHAFANEQSTLDISLTDLRLNVNFFEYALGMADDIAIKINQATEAYKDAIMPPFTKALFKYVEEGKYTFCTPGHMGGTAFQKSPAGSIFYDFYGPNTFKADVSISMPELGSLLDHSGPHKQAEEYIAHTFNADSSYIVTNGTSTSNKIVGMFSAPAGSTVLIDRNCHKSLTHLMMMSDVTPIYFRPTRNAYGILGGIPQSEFSREVIADKVATTPGATAPSYAVVTNSTYDGLLYNTQYIKESLDCKHIHFDSAWVPYTNFNKIYEGKCGMSGDAMPGKVFYETQSTHKLLAAFSQASMIHIKGDFDKESFNEAFMMHTSTSPQYGIVASTETAAAMMRGNTGRKLMQDSIDRAIRFRKEIKRLQGESDGWFFDVWQPENIDTTECWKLDPNDNWHGFKNMDDDHMYLDPIKITLLTPGMSKDGELETSGIPASLVAKYLDERGIVVEKTGPYNLLFLFSIGIDKSKAMQLLRGLTEFKRGYDLNLTIRNMLPSLYQEDPHFYEGMRIQELAQGIHDLTKKYQLPELMYKAFDVLPEMKVTPHAAWQQELRGNTEEIQLNDMVGRVSANMILPYPPGVPLVLPGEMVTDSSRPVLDFLQMLCDIGAHYPGFETDIHGLYRQKDGSYTVKVLKD, from the coding sequence ATGAATATTTTCGCTATCTTGAACCACATGGGTGTGTTCTTTAAAGAAGAGCCAGTTCGTCAGTTACATGCAGCACTTGAGAAAGCTGGTTATGACGTGGTTTACCCGGTTGATGATAAAGATCTGATCAAGATGATTGAGATGAATCCACGCATTTGTGGTGTGCTATTTGACTGGGATAAATACTCGTTAGAGCTGTGTGAGCGTATCAGCACCATTAATGAAAAATTGCCGGTGCATGCTTTTGCGAATGAGCAATCCACGCTGGACATTTCATTGACGGATCTACGCTTAAATGTGAACTTCTTTGAGTACGCACTTGGTATGGCTGATGATATTGCTATCAAGATCAACCAAGCGACAGAGGCATACAAAGATGCCATCATGCCTCCATTTACTAAAGCGTTGTTCAAATATGTTGAAGAAGGTAAATACACCTTCTGTACACCAGGGCATATGGGAGGCACCGCTTTTCAGAAGAGCCCAGCAGGTAGCATCTTCTATGATTTCTACGGCCCGAACACCTTCAAAGCGGATGTGTCTATTTCAATGCCTGAATTAGGTTCGTTGCTTGATCACTCTGGCCCGCATAAGCAAGCGGAAGAGTACATTGCACACACGTTTAATGCAGATAGCTCTTACATTGTGACCAATGGTACTTCGACTTCAAATAAAATTGTCGGCATGTTCTCTGCACCTGCAGGCAGTACTGTGCTAATTGACCGTAACTGTCATAAATCACTGACTCACCTGATGATGATGAGCGATGTGACGCCAATTTACTTCCGTCCAACACGTAACGCCTACGGCATTTTAGGTGGCATTCCACAAAGTGAATTTAGTCGTGAAGTAATTGCCGACAAAGTCGCAACAACACCGGGTGCAACGGCGCCAAGCTACGCTGTGGTGACGAACTCGACTTACGATGGTTTGCTCTACAATACGCAATACATCAAAGAGTCACTCGATTGTAAGCATATTCATTTTGATAGTGCTTGGGTGCCTTACACTAACTTCAACAAAATCTATGAAGGCAAGTGTGGTATGAGTGGTGATGCGATGCCGGGTAAAGTGTTTTACGAAACCCAGTCAACCCACAAACTGTTGGCCGCGTTCTCACAAGCTTCAATGATCCATATTAAAGGTGATTTTGATAAAGAGTCATTCAATGAAGCCTTTATGATGCATACCTCTACTTCTCCTCAGTACGGTATTGTGGCATCAACAGAAACGGCAGCAGCAATGATGCGTGGTAATACTGGTCGTAAGTTGATGCAAGATTCCATTGATCGAGCAATTCGTTTCCGTAAAGAGATCAAACGCCTGCAAGGTGAAAGTGACGGTTGGTTCTTTGATGTCTGGCAGCCTGAGAACATCGATACGACAGAATGTTGGAAACTGGATCCAAATGATAACTGGCATGGTTTCAAGAACATGGATGACGATCACATGTACCTTGACCCAATCAAAATCACTTTGCTAACGCCGGGGATGAGTAAAGATGGTGAGTTGGAAACATCAGGTATTCCTGCATCACTGGTAGCGAAGTACCTTGATGAGCGCGGTATTGTGGTAGAGAAAACGGGCCCTTACAACCTGTTGTTCTTATTCTCAATTGGTATTGATAAATCAAAAGCAATGCAGTTGTTACGTGGTTTGACAGAGTTTAAACGTGGTTACGATTTGAACTTAACGATTCGCAACATGCTGCCGTCACTGTACCAAGAAGATCCACACTTCTATGAAGGTATGCGCATTCAAGAGTTGGCTCAGGGAATTCATGATCTGACGAAGAAATACCAACTGCCAGAACTGATGTACAAAGCGTTTGATGTGCTTCCTGAAATGAAAGTGACACCTCACGCAGCGTGGCAGCAAGAGTTGCGTGGTAATACGGAAGAGATCCAGCTTAATGACATGGTTGGCCGCGTTAGCGCGAATATGATCTTGCCATATCCTCCAGGCGTGCCTTTGGTTCTACCTGGTGAGATGGTTACCGACAGCTCGCGCCCAGTACTCGATTTCTTGCAAATGTTGTGTGATATCGGCGCGCACTACCCAGGTTTTGAAACCGATATTCATGGTCTCTACCGCCAGAAGGATGGCAGCTACACCGTAAAAGTACTGAAAGACTAA
- a CDS encoding polysaccharide biosynthesis/export family protein encodes MTRKLLLPCSLLFSLSGHAFANNHDISSLQLNPDSATTLSAMQHSKVPQVEQTEQYKKSARQGLLLPGETDVRNLLPSSEDASLPPPYGANLFAGGYESERTDGLHDNYLIAAGDKINIWLWGAVNYSNVATVDNQGNIFIPDIGPISVKGVRASRVNDYVSEKVRQVYVHNVNVYVNLMTSTPISVFLSGPVIRPGQYAGMASDSVLYFLKRAGGIDPERGSYREIDVLRNQQVIATIDLYEFIHSGHMPSISFKDGDVLLVKPQKSAVTVSGAVRNPFRFEMKDAKTLGDQLMAYARPLAKVSHVAVMGNRASGPFSQYMPYAEFKQFDLQDGDKVIFNDDLHAQVMDIQVSGSYLGPSYFAVNKSTRLHELLEHIPVDPKLADFKSIYILRKSVAEKQKEMLEESLNRLERSVFTAPASSDGEAAIRAKEAEMVLQFTERARKVQPLGKVIVSDRANTANILLEQGDKIIIPYKTDLVQVNGEVLMPQAVVYNPDATIDDYVAWAGGFTDRAEDSRIAIVRANGLVEFGHGAKIQKGDQILVLPKVDTKIMQAVKDITQIMYQIAVAANVAVN; translated from the coding sequence ATGACTCGAAAGTTACTTCTTCCATGTTCGTTGCTGTTTAGTTTGTCCGGACATGCCTTTGCCAACAATCACGATATTTCTTCTCTGCAATTGAATCCGGATTCAGCGACGACCTTGTCTGCGATGCAGCATTCAAAAGTGCCTCAGGTTGAACAGACGGAGCAATATAAAAAGTCAGCACGTCAGGGGCTATTGTTACCAGGAGAAACGGATGTCAGAAATCTCTTGCCGAGCAGTGAAGATGCCTCCTTGCCACCGCCGTACGGTGCCAACTTGTTTGCTGGTGGTTATGAGAGTGAAAGAACAGATGGATTACACGATAACTACCTGATTGCCGCGGGCGATAAGATCAATATCTGGCTTTGGGGCGCGGTGAACTATTCCAATGTGGCAACAGTTGATAATCAAGGCAATATCTTTATTCCTGACATCGGTCCTATCTCTGTTAAAGGCGTACGAGCGAGCCGAGTCAATGACTACGTCAGTGAGAAGGTGCGTCAGGTCTATGTGCACAACGTGAATGTTTACGTCAATCTGATGACGTCAACGCCCATCAGTGTGTTCCTCTCTGGTCCCGTGATCCGTCCTGGGCAATATGCCGGTATGGCATCTGACAGCGTACTCTACTTCTTAAAACGTGCTGGTGGGATTGACCCAGAGCGTGGCAGCTATCGTGAAATCGATGTCTTACGTAATCAGCAAGTGATTGCAACCATCGACTTGTATGAGTTTATCCACAGTGGCCATATGCCATCGATCAGTTTTAAAGATGGCGATGTTTTGTTGGTCAAACCGCAGAAATCAGCAGTGACCGTATCAGGCGCCGTGCGTAACCCATTCCGTTTTGAAATGAAGGATGCGAAGACACTTGGCGATCAATTAATGGCGTATGCACGACCATTAGCGAAAGTGAGCCACGTAGCAGTGATGGGCAATCGTGCGAGTGGGCCATTTTCTCAGTACATGCCTTATGCGGAGTTTAAGCAATTTGATCTCCAAGATGGTGATAAGGTCATCTTTAACGACGATCTTCATGCACAGGTGATGGATATTCAAGTGTCAGGTAGTTACCTTGGCCCTTCGTATTTTGCAGTAAATAAGAGTACACGTCTGCATGAACTGTTAGAGCATATCCCTGTCGATCCGAAGCTGGCAGATTTCAAATCGATTTATATCTTGCGCAAGAGTGTGGCTGAAAAGCAAAAAGAGATGCTGGAAGAGTCACTGAATCGTTTGGAAAGAAGTGTATTTACCGCTCCAGCCTCATCAGATGGTGAAGCCGCTATTCGAGCGAAAGAGGCAGAAATGGTGCTGCAGTTTACCGAGCGCGCACGCAAAGTTCAGCCGCTGGGTAAAGTGATCGTGTCAGACCGAGCGAACACCGCCAACATATTGTTGGAGCAGGGCGATAAAATCATCATTCCGTATAAAACGGATTTAGTACAAGTGAACGGTGAAGTCTTGATGCCGCAAGCTGTGGTGTATAACCCGGATGCGACCATTGATGATTACGTCGCTTGGGCCGGTGGCTTTACCGATCGCGCGGAAGACAGCCGCATTGCCATTGTTCGTGCTAATGGACTGGTTGAATTTGGTCATGGTGCGAAGATCCAAAAAGGCGATCAGATCTTAGTGTTACCAAAAGTCGACACCAAGATCATGCAAGCGGTGAAAGACATCACCCAAATCATGTACCAAATCGCCGTTGCTGCGAATGTGGCGGTGAACTAA
- a CDS encoding phosphoribosylamine--glycine ligase gives MHKTFTVLSLDPMYSLLHEHMAELLAKEKYAVTSCMSKWIYLPTFQCSLVSKLVLAQQDVNIHSELRKKINSTHSYYHAYVGKKLQRPLNDDELDYMARYYLGLKDFIVERGINLLLIHNDTLWYHAIAILLCKELNIQYLVTELGLIRPHTTVIDNRGANVNASLFYRRDKTIQVKTSKPIGTSLTQHDGIFSMLYFSVFLLAFSFERVLFAKGIARYLHNDYGLGKYAKKLTSKIHRATRRSLDVTHQGDALLLLQLENDSQILVHSDITSNQQLIVDVEAQVKKLGMRLAIKRHPLDETRYTLSKESYWVDGKLSQLIEPSKFVITVNSSAATSVIKTHVPLFLLGESIYAQQCVAKKIDLSHLSEEVKLMSAETDTANRQHFIAFLKHHYLVSGAGFSFDQHVLQERLDALLHPPVVSQDVSSHDNKALPL, from the coding sequence ATGCACAAGACGTTCACGGTACTCTCGCTTGACCCGATGTATTCGTTACTTCACGAACACATGGCGGAGCTATTAGCGAAAGAAAAGTATGCCGTGACGTCTTGCATGTCGAAATGGATCTATTTGCCAACTTTTCAATGCTCACTGGTATCTAAGCTAGTTCTAGCCCAGCAAGATGTGAATATTCACTCTGAACTGCGTAAGAAGATCAATTCAACGCATAGTTATTACCATGCTTATGTTGGTAAAAAATTACAGCGTCCCTTGAATGATGACGAGCTTGACTATATGGCGCGTTATTACCTTGGGTTGAAAGATTTTATCGTCGAGCGTGGAATTAATTTGTTGCTAATCCACAACGATACCTTGTGGTACCACGCCATTGCGATTTTGTTGTGTAAAGAACTGAATATCCAGTATTTGGTGACCGAGCTTGGCCTGATCCGTCCTCACACCACGGTGATTGACAATCGTGGTGCCAATGTCAATGCAAGCTTGTTCTATCGTCGTGATAAAACCATTCAAGTAAAAACCAGTAAACCCATTGGTACATCACTGACTCAGCACGATGGCATATTCTCGATGCTGTATTTTTCAGTCTTTTTGCTGGCTTTTTCTTTTGAACGTGTTCTGTTTGCCAAAGGAATTGCTCGTTACCTTCACAACGATTATGGCTTAGGTAAATACGCTAAAAAACTAACAAGTAAAATACATCGAGCGACTAGACGCTCATTAGATGTGACGCACCAAGGTGATGCTTTATTACTGTTGCAGTTGGAAAATGATTCTCAAATTTTAGTTCATAGTGACATCACCAGTAACCAACAGCTGATTGTGGATGTGGAAGCTCAGGTGAAAAAGTTGGGTATGCGACTGGCGATCAAGCGCCATCCTTTGGATGAAACTCGTTACACACTTAGCAAAGAGAGCTACTGGGTCGATGGCAAACTATCTCAACTGATTGAGCCTTCTAAGTTTGTCATTACGGTGAATTCCAGTGCTGCAACCAGTGTGATTAAAACCCATGTCCCTCTGTTCTTGTTAGGTGAATCCATCTATGCCCAACAATGCGTTGCCAAAAAAATCGATTTATCTCACCTCTCTGAAGAGGTGAAGTTAATGTCCGCAGAAACAGACACCGCGAATCGTCAACACTTTATTGCCTTCTTAAAGCACCATTACTTAGTTTCTGGGGCTGGATTTTCTTTTGACCAACATGTGTTACAGGAAAGACTGGATGCGCTCTTGCATCCACCTGTTGTCTCTCAAGACGTTAGTTCGCACGACAATAAGGCTTTACCGCTATGA
- a CDS encoding SIS domain-containing protein: MNTLDIQKYYTQTEGDISPIDSIITTFTHQSQALAKMAKEADIEQYQRAIGYMLKCKGHVIVCGMGKSGHVGKKISATLASTGTPSFFLHPSEAFHGDLGMITRDDVLILISNSGETDEVLKLIPSLKSFGNKVISITGDETSTLSLNSDASLILVSAKESCPNNLAPTTSTTLTIALGDALAVALMQVRKFEPNDFARFHPGGSLGRRLLTKVENVMVKKNLPLVDVETPMTDVVLRMNEGRQGVAIVTENDHLVGIITDGDLRRTLTNMAMFSEIKAKDVMTFRPKSCYQSDMLSDAEQKMRRYAISTLVVLNDEDKVVGLIRFFNT; encoded by the coding sequence ATGAATACCTTAGACATTCAGAAGTATTACACCCAAACGGAAGGAGACATCTCACCGATAGACTCCATCATTACAACATTTACTCACCAGTCTCAGGCGTTGGCTAAGATGGCCAAAGAAGCGGATATCGAACAATATCAACGGGCGATTGGTTACATGCTCAAATGCAAAGGACATGTGATTGTATGTGGCATGGGAAAATCTGGTCACGTGGGTAAGAAAATCTCAGCAACGTTAGCGTCGACGGGAACACCGAGTTTCTTTTTGCATCCAAGCGAAGCGTTTCATGGTGATCTCGGTATGATCACTCGTGATGATGTACTGATCTTAATTTCCAACAGCGGTGAAACGGATGAAGTTTTGAAGCTTATCCCGTCCCTCAAGTCGTTCGGCAATAAGGTCATTTCCATTACTGGGGATGAAACCTCGACGTTGAGTCTAAACTCCGATGCTTCGCTAATTTTAGTGAGTGCGAAAGAGTCTTGCCCAAATAACCTTGCTCCAACCACATCGACCACGCTGACCATTGCATTAGGCGATGCGTTAGCAGTGGCACTGATGCAAGTGCGTAAATTTGAACCGAATGATTTTGCCCGTTTCCACCCGGGAGGTTCTTTAGGGCGTCGTCTGTTAACCAAAGTCGAAAACGTGATGGTGAAAAAGAACCTTCCGTTAGTTGATGTGGAAACACCGATGACCGATGTCGTTCTGCGTATGAATGAAGGGCGTCAAGGTGTGGCGATTGTCACCGAAAATGACCATTTGGTTGGTATTATCACCGATGGTGACTTGCGTCGTACCTTAACTAATATGGCGATGTTTAGTGAGATTAAAGCCAAAGATGTAATGACATTCCGTCCTAAATCTTGTTATCAGTCTGACATGTTATCTGATGCGGAGCAGAAGATGCGCCGTTACGCGATTTCGACACTCGTGGTGTTGAACGATGAAGACAAAGTTGTTGGTTTAATCCGTTTCTTTAATACCTGA